A region from the Benincasa hispida cultivar B227 chromosome 10, ASM972705v1, whole genome shotgun sequence genome encodes:
- the LOC120088586 gene encoding actin-depolymerizing factor 5-like — protein sequence MAMAFKMATTGMWVSDECKNSFMEMKWKKVHRYIVFKIDEGSRLVTVDKVGGPAESYDDLTASLPNDDCRYAVFDFDFVTVDNCRKSKIFFIAWSPTESRIRAKILYATSKDGLRRVLEGIHYEVQATDPTEMGMDVIKDRAK from the exons ATGGCGATGGCTTTCAAGATG GCAACCACTGGAATGTGGGTGAGTGATGAGTGCAAGAATTCGTTCATGGAGATGAAATGGAAGAAGGTTCATAGGTATATTGTGTTTAAGATCGATGAAGGGTCCAGATTAGTCACCGTCGACAAGGTCGGCGGTCCGGCCGAAAGCTACGATGATCTCACCGCTTCATTACCAAACGACGATTGTCGTTACGCGGTCTTCGATTTCGATTTCGTTACTGTTGATAATTGCAGAAAGAGCAAGATCTTCTTCATCGCCTG GTCGCCCACGGAATCAAGAATCAGAGCAAAAATTCTATACGCAACATCAAAGGATGGGCTGAGGAGAGTACTGGAAGGAATTCATTATGAAGTTCAAGCAACCGATCCAACCGAGATGGGGATGGATGTGATCAAGGACAgagcaaaataa